One region of Nitrospira sp. genomic DNA includes:
- a CDS encoding alpha/beta hydrolase produces the protein MSLLDQFFVYHPEPWKEGDWSAAGGVPLEDVWFQASDGTKLFGWYAEQSAASPVLLWCHGNAGNMIHRLDNLRALYRLGLSVFLFDYRGYGRSQGRPSEDGLYRDAIGAYDYLTRVRRIRPERLMIFGRSLGGAVAGELATQRPAMGLLLESCFPSIEAVARHHYMGLPVHWLLGASFRLEDRLPHLSLPKLFVHGDRDDIIPIELGQQAFAAAKEPKEFYIVRGADHNDVPSVGGRAYFAKLSAFIAAAFGR, from the coding sequence ATGAGTCTGCTCGATCAATTCTTTGTCTATCATCCGGAACCGTGGAAAGAGGGCGATTGGTCCGCGGCCGGCGGCGTGCCGTTGGAGGATGTCTGGTTTCAAGCTTCCGATGGGACGAAGCTGTTCGGTTGGTATGCAGAGCAGTCTGCTGCGTCTCCGGTCCTGCTCTGGTGCCACGGGAATGCGGGCAATATGATCCACCGGTTGGACAATCTTCGCGCCCTGTATCGGTTGGGGCTGTCGGTGTTTCTGTTCGACTATCGAGGGTATGGAAGGAGCCAGGGGCGTCCCTCGGAAGACGGACTCTATCGGGATGCGATCGGGGCCTATGACTATCTCACACGCGTTCGCCGAATCAGGCCGGAACGTCTGATGATTTTCGGGCGCTCATTGGGCGGCGCGGTGGCCGGGGAACTGGCGACGCAGCGGCCTGCCATGGGGCTGCTGCTGGAGTCCTGCTTCCCTTCGATCGAGGCCGTGGCCCGCCATCATTACATGGGTTTACCGGTGCACTGGTTGCTGGGAGCCTCGTTTCGACTGGAGGATCGGCTCCCACATTTGTCATTGCCCAAGCTGTTCGTGCACGGAGATCGTGACGACATTATCCCGATCGAACTGGGCCAACAGGCTTTTGCCGCCGCCAAAGAGCCGAAGGAGTTCTACATCGTGCGCGGGGCCGATCACAACGATGTGCCGTCGGTCGGCGGGCGGGCCTATTTTGCCAAACTGTCCGCCTTCATTGCCGCTGCGTTCGGTCGCTGA
- a CDS encoding DUF3015 domain-containing protein, protein MLRQLIVALGVVAVASQAGLVMAANPDTGPGCGLGKLAWADYKNQKNIAPQVMMATTNGTFGSGTFGISSGTSGCTNDGQVMADQKTTMFALLNFENLTQEMAQGKGEHLASLASLMGIPDEQHPAFFALTQERYTALVQDGETSSVALVKTLNDAVSKSPVLAQAVSR, encoded by the coding sequence ATGCTGAGACAATTGATCGTTGCGTTGGGTGTGGTGGCGGTGGCGTCCCAGGCCGGCTTGGTCATGGCAGCGAATCCTGATACCGGACCGGGTTGTGGTCTCGGGAAGCTGGCGTGGGCGGACTATAAGAATCAGAAGAACATTGCGCCACAGGTCATGATGGCCACGACCAACGGCACCTTCGGCAGCGGCACGTTCGGGATCAGTTCGGGGACGTCGGGGTGCACGAACGACGGGCAGGTCATGGCGGATCAGAAGACCACCATGTTTGCGCTCCTGAATTTTGAGAATCTGACGCAGGAGATGGCGCAGGGAAAAGGTGAGCATTTGGCCTCCCTGGCGTCGCTCATGGGGATTCCGGATGAACAGCATCCGGCGTTTTTCGCGTTGACCCAGGAACGCTACACGGCGCTCGTGCAGGACGGTGAAACCTCGTCGGTGGCGTTGGTGAAGACGCTGAATGACGCGGTATCGAAGAGCCCTGTCCTCGCTCAAGCCGTCAGCCGCTAA
- a CDS encoding TIGR00266 family protein produces MKSEILYPGAFPMVRVYLNEGETVKAESGAMVAASPTIDIESKMEGGFLGALSRKMLSGEKFFFQTLRASRGAGEVLLAPTVPGEIVLLDLDGVNEYMVQKDGFLAGAEGVKIESKMQSLTRGLLGGEGFFILKIGGTGQLILNSFGAIHKIELKPNEEYIVDNSHLVAWTSTTTYNIEKASSGWIASLTSGEGLVCRFRGPGVVYIQSRNPGSFGNWIRQFIPVSE; encoded by the coding sequence ATGAAGAGTGAGATTCTGTATCCCGGGGCATTTCCGATGGTGCGCGTCTATCTGAACGAGGGGGAGACGGTGAAAGCCGAGTCCGGCGCCATGGTGGCCGCCTCGCCGACGATCGATATCGAAAGCAAAATGGAAGGCGGTTTTCTGGGCGCGTTATCGCGGAAGATGCTGAGCGGCGAGAAATTTTTCTTCCAGACGTTGCGCGCCAGCCGCGGAGCGGGGGAAGTGCTCCTAGCCCCGACCGTGCCCGGTGAAATTGTCTTGCTGGATCTCGACGGCGTGAATGAATACATGGTGCAGAAGGATGGCTTTCTGGCCGGCGCGGAAGGTGTGAAGATCGAAAGCAAGATGCAAAGTCTCACGCGCGGTTTGCTGGGTGGCGAAGGGTTTTTTATTCTGAAGATCGGCGGGACCGGTCAGCTGATCCTGAACAGCTTCGGGGCGATCCACAAAATCGAGCTGAAGCCGAACGAAGAGTATATCGTCGATAACAGCCACCTCGTGGCCTGGACGTCCACCACCACATACAATATCGAAAAGGCCTCCTCCGGCTGGATTGCCAGCCTGACGTCAGGTGAAGGGCTGGTGTGCCGCTTCCGTGGCCCCGGTGTGGTCTATATCCAAAGCCGCAATCCCGGCAGCTTCGGGAATTGGATTAGGCAATTCATCCCCGTCTCTGAGTAG
- a CDS encoding metallophosphoesterase family protein, which produces MRIGVVSDTHGLFDRALLRHFSGVDHILHAGDIGTRGVIELLTQIAPVTAVSGNVDGFEASGFPVEQVLDLAGHRVALYHRLYEGGRFTRDGTGFLTRTHPAICVYGHTHKPKVEWQEGVLLFNPGSAGPKRFHLPRAVGLLLLDAGTIDARHIMLADRAE; this is translated from the coding sequence ATGCGGATTGGAGTGGTTTCGGATACGCACGGACTGTTCGATCGGGCGCTACTCCGTCACTTTTCCGGGGTCGACCATATCCTTCACGCCGGCGATATCGGTACGCGTGGCGTCATCGAACTGCTGACACAGATTGCTCCGGTCACAGCCGTATCCGGCAACGTGGATGGGTTCGAGGCGAGCGGGTTTCCGGTGGAGCAGGTGCTCGATCTGGCGGGGCATCGGGTGGCCCTCTATCACCGGCTGTATGAAGGGGGGCGATTCACCCGCGACGGGACTGGATTCTTGACGCGGACACATCCGGCGATTTGTGTCTACGGACATACCCATAAACCGAAGGTGGAATGGCAGGAGGGGGTGTTGTTGTTCAATCCCGGGTCGGCGGGACCGAAACGGTTTCACCTGCCTCGTGCAGTGGGCCTGCTCCTGCTCGATGCCGGGACCATCGACGCGCGGCACATTATGCTGGCCGATCGGGCGGAATGA
- a CDS encoding diguanylate cyclase — protein sequence MSGSLQNRRILLLHSDPLEIERLTAGLNRSGLTVVSADAGRLAMHELVHDPPCLVLAAEGTNGRSADTLARDLRADPFLGRLPLIILVRDIRVNDLDWATLGVDDYIAVPYRPDEVPQRVRLCLSRLERSLDANPLTRLPGNSTILHETTARIESRAPFALAYLDIDNFKSFNDRYGYARGDEVLVVTCRILTTVVSELTGTDGFVGHVGGDDFVFMSAPSAIDAICQTLIKRFDLVIPDFYDPEDRQAGFIDSVDRRGNHERFPIMSLSIAVVTNEHRVISHPGDVSKIASELKKVAKGRPGSVYVKDSRKIDSSDSASESTH from the coding sequence ATGAGCGGATCTCTACAAAACCGACGCATTTTGTTGCTGCACAGCGACCCGCTTGAAATCGAACGCCTGACAGCAGGATTGAACCGGTCAGGATTGACGGTGGTGTCAGCGGATGCCGGCCGCCTGGCGATGCACGAGCTGGTGCATGATCCGCCCTGTCTCGTGCTCGCGGCCGAAGGCACCAACGGCCGTTCGGCAGATACGTTAGCCCGGGACTTGCGCGCCGACCCCTTCCTGGGACGATTGCCCCTGATCATTCTGGTACGCGATATCCGGGTCAACGATTTGGATTGGGCGACGCTGGGGGTGGACGACTATATCGCCGTCCCCTACCGCCCCGACGAAGTGCCGCAGCGGGTGCGCCTCTGCCTGAGCCGACTTGAACGCTCGCTGGACGCGAATCCCCTGACCAGACTCCCCGGCAACAGCACAATTCTCCATGAAACGACCGCGCGCATCGAAAGCCGGGCGCCCTTCGCGCTGGCCTACCTGGATATCGACAACTTCAAATCGTTCAACGACCGGTATGGCTATGCCCGCGGCGACGAAGTCCTGGTCGTCACCTGCCGCATCCTTACGACTGTGGTCAGTGAACTAACCGGTACCGACGGATTCGTCGGGCATGTGGGTGGTGACGACTTTGTGTTTATGAGCGCCCCCTCCGCCATCGATGCGATTTGTCAGACTCTCATCAAGCGGTTCGATCTGGTCATTCCGGACTTTTACGATCCGGAGGATCGACAGGCTGGATTCATCGACTCCGTCGACCGCCGCGGCAACCACGAACGATTCCCCATCATGAGTCTGTCCATCGCCGTGGTGACGAATGAACATCGCGTGATCTCCCATCCGGGAGATGTCAGTAAGATTGCCTCGGAATTGAAGAAGGTCGCCAAGGGCCGGCCCGGCAGCGTCTACGTGAAGGACAGCCGGAAAATAGATTCCTCTGATTCAGCTTCTGAATCGACCCACTAG
- a CDS encoding M48 family metallopeptidase: MNSTPNALYFADGLPASGAPCVVAVSADGLHIRPTGDSPLVEQLVSFADMSVEAGGLDHDQLVVSWGAGASVRTLYLKDPALIIAFRRAAPSALMARVEQAAEQVRRARHSHRALWGSAVGVVVGLGLMVWFGSDLIVEWVVVRIPVQWEQKLGETVYQDFLSKETVLKEGPAVSAVQEMTQRMTAKIPNNPYTFQVSVVQSPVVNAFALPGGYVVVFTGLMKKAESGEEVAGVLSHELNHVLQRHGMERLVKMMGLAAVVSILVGDQQGLIGLARQLGLELATLKFGREQETEADVTGIRLLSDARIAPDGMIRFFERLSEKDKERVELFSTHPMSAARAERLKAELAALPKQTPEPFTFEWKGVQDSLGASEPKK; encoded by the coding sequence ATGAACTCTACTCCCAACGCGCTCTATTTCGCTGACGGACTGCCGGCGTCAGGTGCCCCTTGTGTGGTGGCAGTGTCGGCGGATGGTTTGCACATCAGGCCGACGGGCGATTCTCCGCTCGTCGAGCAGCTGGTCTCGTTCGCGGACATGTCGGTCGAGGCCGGAGGCTTGGATCATGATCAGTTGGTGGTGTCGTGGGGAGCCGGCGCATCGGTCCGGACGTTGTATCTCAAGGATCCGGCATTGATCATCGCGTTTCGTCGCGCCGCTCCGTCTGCATTGATGGCGCGTGTGGAACAGGCGGCTGAGCAAGTTCGTCGCGCGCGCCACAGTCATCGCGCCCTGTGGGGCAGTGCCGTGGGGGTGGTGGTCGGGCTGGGATTGATGGTGTGGTTCGGGTCGGATCTGATCGTCGAATGGGTGGTCGTTCGCATACCGGTCCAGTGGGAACAGAAGCTCGGCGAAACGGTCTACCAGGACTTCCTCTCAAAAGAAACGGTGCTCAAGGAAGGCCCGGCTGTCAGCGCGGTGCAGGAAATGACTCAGCGCATGACCGCCAAGATTCCCAACAACCCCTACACGTTTCAGGTGTCGGTGGTCCAGAGCCCCGTGGTGAACGCGTTTGCGTTGCCGGGGGGGTATGTGGTGGTGTTCACCGGCCTGATGAAGAAGGCGGAGAGCGGCGAAGAAGTGGCCGGGGTATTGAGTCATGAGTTGAACCATGTGTTGCAGCGGCATGGGATGGAACGCCTCGTGAAGATGATGGGGTTAGCCGCGGTGGTGAGTATTCTCGTCGGAGATCAGCAAGGCCTGATTGGGTTGGCCAGGCAACTGGGTTTGGAGTTGGCCACATTGAAGTTCGGCCGTGAGCAGGAGACGGAAGCGGATGTCACCGGCATTCGCCTCTTGTCCGATGCACGAATCGCCCCGGACGGCATGATCCGGTTTTTTGAACGTCTCTCGGAAAAAGACAAGGAACGTGTGGAGCTCTTCTCCACGCATCCCATGAGCGCGGCTCGCGCCGAGCGGTTGAAAGCAGAGCTGGCCGCCTTGCCCAAGCAGACCCCCGAGCCGTTCACCTTTGAGTGGAAAGGCGTTCAGGATTCACTGGGCGCGTCCGAACCAAAAAAATAG
- a CDS encoding HDOD domain-containing protein, translated as MNPSEKIDLRRRIEQVGELPTLPHVVQKLASMIGRPNVSAEEIGALIEKDQVLSAKVLRLANSPFYGFPSRIASVAHAVVVLGLNVVKGLTLCATAFDMMRNAGMNELWRHSLGVAMTAHILGTKAAMKNPEEVFVAGLLHDIGKVVLYVKWPDVGQRITAVTRNTSQPLMDVEQELFEVTHADVGGWLASAWHLPTSLREPILHHHTPAAAQDAKLQTAIVHVADVLVKGLACGNPGDNLVPPLSRSAWDLVGLDAQSLAHSLAQATEEFQTIDDYL; from the coding sequence ATGAATCCTTCAGAGAAAATCGATCTTCGACGGCGAATCGAGCAAGTCGGTGAGTTACCGACTCTCCCGCATGTCGTCCAAAAACTGGCTTCCATGATCGGCCGCCCCAACGTATCGGCGGAAGAAATCGGGGCTCTGATTGAAAAGGATCAAGTACTGTCCGCCAAAGTGTTGCGGCTGGCCAATTCGCCCTTTTACGGATTTCCTTCGCGGATCGCGTCGGTCGCCCATGCCGTAGTGGTCCTGGGCTTAAACGTGGTGAAGGGCCTCACCCTTTGCGCGACGGCGTTCGACATGATGCGAAACGCCGGCATGAACGAACTCTGGCGGCACTCGCTCGGGGTTGCGATGACCGCGCATATTCTGGGCACCAAGGCGGCCATGAAGAATCCCGAAGAAGTGTTTGTCGCCGGGCTCCTGCACGATATCGGCAAAGTCGTGCTGTACGTCAAATGGCCCGATGTCGGCCAACGGATCACCGCCGTGACCCGCAACACGTCCCAGCCCCTGATGGACGTGGAGCAGGAATTGTTCGAGGTGACCCATGCCGATGTCGGAGGCTGGCTCGCGAGCGCCTGGCACCTTCCGACCAGCCTGCGCGAGCCGATTCTCCACCACCACACTCCTGCGGCTGCTCAGGACGCAAAGCTCCAAACTGCCATCGTGCACGTCGCCGATGTATTGGTGAAGGGTCTGGCCTGCGGCAATCCCGGCGACAACCTGGTCCCGCCGCTGTCCCGGTCAGCCTGGGATCTGGTGGGTCTGGACGCGCAGAGCCTCGCCCACAGCCTCGCTCAGGCCACGGAAGAGTTCCAGACCATCGACGACTACTTATGA
- a CDS encoding DUF3106 domain-containing protein: protein MRALLVCVIVLGCGVASAWAQGDAAGVPWSQLSPGEQQLLQRFSDNWDQLPPRKQQRLRNGAQQWGTMTPEERQEAKQRFKQWRTLPPEQQQQLRERYQQFRQLPPEQRESVRDARRWFRSLPPEQRKELREKFKSMSPEERRTYRRELRRQYGGNGGGQAPGGSSPQ from the coding sequence ATGAGAGCGTTGCTGGTGTGTGTAATCGTGCTGGGATGCGGCGTGGCGTCTGCCTGGGCGCAGGGCGATGCGGCGGGCGTGCCGTGGAGCCAGTTGAGCCCCGGCGAGCAGCAACTGCTGCAACGGTTCAGCGACAACTGGGATCAGCTGCCTCCGCGTAAACAACAACGGTTACGCAACGGGGCGCAGCAGTGGGGGACGATGACGCCGGAAGAGCGTCAGGAAGCCAAGCAACGGTTCAAACAATGGCGGACGCTTCCGCCGGAGCAACAGCAACAGCTGCGCGAACGGTATCAGCAGTTTCGCCAGCTTCCTCCTGAACAACGCGAGTCGGTGCGCGATGCCCGTCGGTGGTTCAGGTCCCTCCCGCCCGAACAGCGAAAAGAGCTGCGGGAAAAATTCAAAAGCATGTCTCCGGAGGAACGGCGCACGTACCGGCGGGAACTTCGTCGTCAGTATGGCGGGAACGGCGGCGGACAGGCTCCCGGCGGGTCATCGCCGCAGTAA
- a CDS encoding PEGA domain-containing protein, whose protein sequence is MRIWFIQAIPAMFILALSSVVSGCATIVHLGGNEELNVSSEPAGANVVIDGTERGVTPLATKVERKKDHAVVLTKEGFEENQSRVESHLSWWVAGNVILGGVVGILVDVLSGGGYTIEPDAVAVTLKPIEGVATSAAPSLSSLTQSPPVP, encoded by the coding sequence ATGCGCATATGGTTTATTCAAGCAATCCCGGCCATGTTCATCCTGGCGCTGAGCAGCGTCGTATCCGGCTGCGCCACGATCGTTCACCTGGGTGGCAACGAAGAACTCAACGTTTCCTCGGAACCGGCCGGCGCGAACGTCGTCATCGATGGGACGGAACGAGGCGTCACGCCTCTGGCCACCAAGGTCGAGCGCAAAAAAGACCATGCGGTGGTGCTGACCAAAGAAGGATTCGAGGAGAATCAGTCGAGAGTCGAAAGCCACCTCTCCTGGTGGGTAGCGGGAAATGTGATTCTAGGGGGAGTGGTCGGAATTCTGGTCGATGTCTTGAGCGGTGGCGGGTATACGATCGAACCCGACGCGGTGGCCGTGACGCTGAAGCCAATCGAAGGCGTAGCCACATCCGCAGCGCCCTCCCTCTCCAGCCTGACCCAGTCGCCGCCCGTTCCGTAA
- a CDS encoding VacJ family lipoprotein codes for MRVVCAGAVLTVVGCAGGPSQTALNTSAGADPIARAESRGEGVKTVQVAAAPAVSSNVILVANKNAPPAATEPTVEPAEDPFYDPFAKSDEPAGGEEYDPWEPLNTKVFEFNRQVDRWVLKPAAQGYNAVVPNPVQIGISNLFYNIRFPSRLINNLAQGKLSGAGTEVGRFLLNSTFGLGGLVDVAKYMDITTPEEDTGQTLGYYGMKPGPYVVLPFLPPFTLRDLIGYVGDIALNPINWMVFPIIEVNGIPSLVAHHNRTTSSIAQIGGRVEEILNDRSLNLEKFQGVEEATLDLYTAVKNAYIQKRRNAIRE; via the coding sequence GTGAGGGTGGTGTGTGCAGGCGCGGTCTTGACGGTGGTGGGATGTGCCGGCGGGCCGTCTCAAACCGCGTTGAATACAAGTGCCGGGGCGGACCCCATTGCACGGGCGGAGTCTCGAGGCGAGGGGGTGAAAACAGTTCAGGTCGCTGCCGCCCCAGCCGTCTCGTCCAATGTGATTTTGGTGGCGAATAAGAACGCTCCCCCTGCGGCGACGGAACCGACTGTCGAACCGGCCGAAGATCCGTTTTACGATCCGTTTGCCAAAAGCGACGAGCCTGCGGGGGGGGAAGAATATGACCCGTGGGAGCCGCTCAATACGAAAGTGTTCGAATTCAATAGGCAAGTGGACCGCTGGGTCCTCAAGCCGGCTGCGCAGGGGTATAACGCGGTGGTGCCGAACCCGGTGCAGATCGGGATCAGTAACCTGTTTTATAACATCCGCTTTCCGTCCCGGCTGATCAACAATCTCGCCCAGGGCAAATTATCCGGTGCCGGCACCGAGGTCGGCCGGTTTCTCCTGAACAGCACCTTCGGGTTGGGCGGGCTGGTCGATGTCGCGAAGTATATGGACATCACGACGCCTGAAGAAGATACCGGGCAGACATTGGGGTATTACGGCATGAAGCCCGGGCCCTACGTAGTGCTGCCGTTTCTGCCTCCGTTTACCCTGCGGGATCTCATCGGGTATGTTGGAGATATCGCCCTGAACCCGATCAACTGGATGGTGTTCCCTATTATCGAGGTGAACGGTATTCCTTCCTTGGTCGCCCATCACAATCGGACGACCTCGTCCATCGCACAGATCGGCGGCCGGGTCGAAGAAATTCTGAACGATCGCTCGTTGAACCTGGAGAAGTTTCAGGGAGTCGAGGAAGCGACCCTTGATCTGTATACAGCAGTGAAGAACGCCTACATTCAGAAACGGCGAAACGCGATCAGGGAATAA
- a CDS encoding outer membrane beta-barrel protein: MWLPILLCLLVGSLWHPLAAGSAEFGEIDLGGYLLGSWPRDQNLFNQGDTVPASVQHGFGAGLKIGLFPHATRRMFGIEIDSYGHGGALSFPNTANGQNNGTGRSSLLVLNTMVNLVLRYPGEVVTPYIGIGGGWSHGTLLNPNIIGRADKDFESARAFGHQYLAGAQVMVSPKVYVFGEYRHFSANYHWDGLAVDFRVHYGVVGVGLRF, from the coding sequence ATGTGGCTTCCCATCCTCCTGTGCCTTCTCGTGGGTTCCCTGTGGCATCCGCTCGCAGCCGGCAGCGCGGAATTCGGCGAAATCGATCTGGGCGGATATTTACTGGGGAGTTGGCCGAGGGACCAGAACCTCTTCAACCAGGGCGATACGGTGCCGGCTTCAGTGCAGCATGGCTTCGGCGCGGGGTTGAAAATCGGCCTCTTTCCCCATGCCACGCGCCGGATGTTCGGAATCGAGATTGATTCCTACGGGCATGGCGGCGCACTTTCCTTCCCGAATACAGCGAACGGACAGAATAACGGGACCGGACGCTCAAGCTTGCTGGTGTTGAATACGATGGTCAACCTGGTGCTCCGGTATCCGGGTGAGGTGGTGACACCGTATATCGGAATCGGTGGCGGCTGGTCGCATGGGACCTTGCTCAATCCCAATATCATCGGACGGGCCGACAAGGATTTCGAGTCTGCGCGCGCATTCGGTCATCAGTATCTGGCGGGGGCTCAGGTCATGGTGAGTCCGAAGGTCTATGTCTTCGGAGAGTATCGCCACTTTTCCGCCAACTACCATTGGGATGGGCTCGCGGTAGATTTTCGCGTTCATTATGGAGTGGTCGGCGTTGGACTGCGGTTCTAA
- a CDS encoding DUF4105 domain-containing protein — protein sequence MSGLRSSAGALFASRLPIVFILFSLLVIFLLATSVAAEDPPAPYFTQLLQQARQARLADAREWHLLLHYRANLFGGYTSEQDDPGFFLAPEGKTDPQVELEATLRQFFSPELVGRSKQPAQCAFVARYAWLQERLGFDPVQLPPMRCERFERWLEEFHARSITLVFPSAFMNNPASMFGHTFLRIDQEGQTAQTRLLAYTINFAADVPPDEGLAYPVRGILGGYRGQFSTVPYYLKVQEYRDIENRDIWEYRLNLNDRQIRRLLMHAWELGNASFDYFFFKENCSYHLLSLLEYADPSLHLIERFRFWTIPADTVRVLAAEASLVQEIAFRPSRVTLIRRKREQLTDSEHRLVKQLVGDASAAQSEAVRSLSLSRQAFVLDVASDYVRYKAERDEAQAATARDHNRQILTARSLLRIPSEDLSIAPFAMQPELGHKTSRASLGAGWRNDDSYEEVGVRMAYHDLLDPEPGYTPDAQIEVGSISVRHYNRADQTRIERATLLNVLSLSPIDSLFHAPSWKLNIGMQTISHRECQLCSNWNFNGGIGAAAETHMLRREVWFAFAEVEGNYSRAYEERHRVGGGASVGFYADLAERWRLLASTSYLRYALGERTDDVRWSVGQRYTLAQNWALRLEYSHRDHDNDVLFTVQAFF from the coding sequence ATGTCAGGGCTCCGGTCATCGGCCGGAGCCCTGTTCGCTTCTCGGCTTCCCATCGTGTTCATCCTGTTTTCTCTGTTGGTCATTTTTTTGCTCGCGACTTCTGTTGCGGCGGAAGATCCGCCCGCGCCGTATTTCACACAACTCCTTCAACAGGCCCGCCAGGCGAGATTGGCGGATGCGCGCGAATGGCATCTCCTGTTGCACTATCGTGCCAATTTGTTCGGCGGTTACACGAGTGAGCAGGACGACCCCGGGTTCTTTCTCGCGCCGGAGGGGAAAACCGATCCCCAGGTGGAACTCGAGGCGACGTTGAGACAGTTTTTTTCGCCGGAGCTGGTCGGTCGCTCCAAGCAACCGGCTCAATGCGCCTTTGTGGCGCGGTATGCATGGCTGCAAGAGCGTCTCGGCTTCGATCCGGTCCAGCTCCCACCCATGCGGTGCGAACGGTTCGAACGATGGCTGGAGGAGTTTCATGCTCGATCCATCACGCTCGTGTTTCCGTCGGCCTTTATGAACAATCCGGCTTCCATGTTCGGCCACACCTTCTTGCGCATCGATCAAGAAGGACAAACGGCTCAGACTCGTTTGCTGGCCTATACGATCAACTTTGCGGCCGACGTCCCTCCGGATGAAGGTCTCGCCTATCCGGTGCGCGGTATTTTGGGCGGCTACCGGGGGCAGTTCTCCACCGTCCCCTATTACCTGAAGGTGCAGGAATATCGGGACATCGAAAATCGTGATATCTGGGAGTATCGACTGAATCTTAACGATCGGCAGATCCGCCGGCTCCTCATGCACGCCTGGGAACTTGGGAACGCGTCGTTTGACTATTTTTTCTTCAAGGAAAATTGTTCGTACCACCTGTTGTCGTTGCTGGAGTATGCGGATCCCTCGCTGCACCTCATCGAACGGTTCCGTTTCTGGACTATTCCGGCCGACACGGTTCGAGTGCTTGCCGCCGAGGCGAGCCTCGTACAAGAGATTGCTTTTCGCCCGTCCCGTGTGACGCTCATTCGTCGTAAGCGAGAACAGCTGACGGATTCGGAGCATAGGCTGGTGAAACAATTGGTGGGCGATGCGTCGGCCGCTCAATCGGAGGCTGTTCGGAGTCTGTCGCTCTCCCGTCAGGCGTTCGTGCTGGATGTCGCGTCCGACTATGTGCGGTACAAGGCTGAGCGCGACGAGGCGCAGGCGGCGACGGCTCGAGATCACAACCGGCAGATCCTGACCGCACGGAGTCTCTTGCGAATTCCGTCAGAGGATCTCTCGATTGCTCCCTTCGCCATGCAGCCGGAGCTGGGGCACAAGACATCTCGCGCAAGTCTGGGGGCAGGTTGGCGCAACGACGACAGCTACGAAGAGGTCGGTGTGCGGATGGCGTATCACGATCTGCTGGATCCGGAACCTGGCTATACCCCGGATGCGCAGATCGAGGTGGGCTCGATCAGTGTCCGCCATTACAATCGAGCGGACCAGACAAGAATCGAACGGGCCACCCTGCTGAACGTGTTGTCGCTTTCGCCGATCGATAGTCTGTTTCATGCGCCGTCGTGGAAATTAAATATCGGCATGCAGACAATCAGCCATCGCGAATGCCAGTTGTGCAGTAACTGGAATTTCAACGGCGGGATCGGGGCGGCCGCGGAAACACATATGCTACGCCGTGAAGTATGGTTTGCGTTTGCCGAGGTGGAGGGAAATTACAGTCGAGCCTATGAGGAGAGGCATCGGGTCGGCGGGGGAGCGTCGGTCGGCTTTTATGCCGATCTGGCTGAGCGGTGGCGGCTGCTGGCCTCGACCAGCTACTTGCGGTATGCGTTGGGTGAAAGGACCGACGATGTGCGCTGGTCGGTGGGCCAGCGGTATACACTCGCGCAGAATTGGGCGCTTCGCCTGGAGTACAGTCACCGCGATCACGACAATGATGTACTGTTCACCGTGCAGGCATTTTTCTAG